A part of Sinorhizobium chiapasense genomic DNA contains:
- the recA gene encoding recombinase RecA, protein MAQNSLRLVEDKSVDKSKALEAALSQIERSFGKGSIMKLGSKDSVIEIETVSTGSLGLDIALGIGGLPKGRIIEIYGPESSGKTTLALQTIAEAQKKGGICGFVDAEHALDPVYARKLGVDLENLLISQPDTGEQALEITDTLVRSGAIDVLVVDSVAALVPRAEIEGEMGDSLPGMQARLMSQALRKLTASISKSNCMVIFINQIRMKIGVMFGSPETTTGGNALKFYASVRLDIRRIGSVKEREEVVGNQTRVKVVKNKMAPPFKQVEFDIMYGEGVSKTGELIDLGVKAGIVEKSGAWFSYNSQRLGQGRENAKLFLRDNPDLLREIEMALRQNAGLIADKFLENGGPESDDDGDAAAEM, encoded by the coding sequence ATGGCACAAAACTCTTTGCGGCTCGTAGAGGACAAATCGGTGGATAAAAGCAAGGCACTTGAAGCGGCTCTCTCCCAGATCGAACGGTCGTTCGGCAAGGGATCGATCATGAAGCTCGGCTCGAAGGACAGCGTAATCGAGATCGAAACTGTTTCGACCGGCTCGCTCGGCCTCGATATCGCACTCGGCATTGGCGGCCTGCCGAAAGGGCGCATCATTGAAATCTACGGCCCGGAAAGCTCGGGCAAGACAACGCTGGCGCTGCAGACCATCGCCGAGGCGCAGAAGAAAGGTGGCATTTGCGGCTTCGTCGACGCCGAACATGCGCTCGATCCGGTCTATGCGCGCAAGCTCGGCGTCGATCTCGAAAACCTCTTGATCTCGCAGCCGGACACCGGCGAACAGGCGCTGGAAATCACCGACACGCTGGTCCGTTCAGGCGCGATCGACGTCCTCGTCGTCGATTCGGTTGCAGCTCTCGTGCCGCGCGCTGAAATCGAAGGCGAAATGGGCGACAGTCTGCCGGGCATGCAGGCCCGCCTGATGAGCCAGGCACTGCGCAAACTCACCGCGTCGATCTCCAAGTCCAACTGCATGGTGATCTTCATCAACCAGATCCGCATGAAGATCGGCGTCATGTTCGGTTCGCCGGAAACGACGACGGGCGGCAACGCGCTGAAGTTCTATGCGTCGGTGCGCCTCGATATTCGTCGCATCGGCTCGGTCAAGGAGCGCGAAGAGGTCGTCGGCAACCAGACCCGCGTCAAGGTCGTCAAGAACAAGATGGCGCCGCCCTTCAAGCAGGTGGAATTCGACATCATGTATGGCGAGGGCGTTTCCAAGACCGGTGAACTCATCGATCTCGGCGTCAAGGCCGGCATCGTCGAAAAATCCGGCGCCTGGTTTTCCTACAATAGCCAGCGCCTCGGCCAGGGCCGGGAGAATGCGAAACTTTTCCTACGCGACAATCCCGATCTTCTGCGTGAAATCGAGATGGCTCTGCGGCAGAATGCCGGCCTGATCGCTGATAAGTTCCTGGAGAACGGCGGACCGGAGAGCGATGACGACGGCGATGCAGCCGCCGAAATGTAA
- a CDS encoding carbohydrate kinase family protein, giving the protein MKKREIAVFGGAHIDRRGRISGVTAPGASNPGSWFEEAGGGGFNAARNLARLGHSVRMISPRGGDAAGEMVAAAAVAAGVIDCPFTFLDRKTPSYTAILECDGNLVVALADMELYQLFSPRRLQQRAIREVLAASDLVLMDANLPEETLAALVSVASRDDRIVAGIAVSPAKVVRFRKCLGGLSFLFMNEAEARALTGIDASKAANWPSLLREAGLTGGVVTRGGAAAVAFDRSGASLIVPPALPALADVTGAGDALASGFLMARLSGLDLAGCLRHGVAAAGIALRSPFAVSEEMSAGNLEQAIALVPAPQMLS; this is encoded by the coding sequence ATGAAGAAACGGGAAATCGCCGTGTTCGGCGGCGCCCACATCGACCGTCGCGGCCGCATCAGCGGCGTGACCGCTCCTGGCGCAAGCAATCCCGGTTCGTGGTTCGAGGAAGCGGGAGGCGGCGGCTTCAACGCGGCGAGAAACCTCGCGCGCCTGGGTCACAGCGTGCGAATGATCAGCCCGCGTGGCGGCGACGCCGCAGGCGAGATGGTGGCGGCAGCCGCGGTCGCAGCGGGAGTGATCGATTGCCCCTTTACCTTTCTCGACCGGAAAACGCCGAGCTACACCGCCATTCTCGAATGCGACGGCAACCTTGTCGTCGCACTTGCCGACATGGAGCTCTACCAGTTGTTTTCGCCGCGCCGGCTGCAGCAGCGCGCGATACGCGAAGTGTTGGCGGCGAGCGATCTGGTGCTGATGGATGCGAACCTGCCCGAGGAGACGCTCGCCGCTCTGGTCAGCGTGGCGTCCAGAGACGATCGAATTGTTGCCGGTATTGCCGTGTCGCCGGCAAAGGTGGTGCGTTTCAGGAAATGCCTCGGCGGCCTCAGTTTCCTGTTCATGAACGAGGCGGAAGCGCGTGCCCTGACCGGGATTGACGCCAGCAAGGCCGCAAACTGGCCATCGCTGTTGCGGGAGGCCGGTCTTACGGGTGGCGTCGTAACACGCGGCGGCGCCGCTGCGGTCGCCTTCGATCGCAGCGGGGCAAGCCTCATTGTCCCGCCGGCTCTCCCGGCGCTTGCGGATGTCACCGGCGCCGGCGACGCATTGGCCTCGGGGTTCCTCATGGCGCGGCTTTCGGGTCTCGATCTTGCCGGATGCCTGCGCCATGGCGTTGCCGCGGCGGGGATAGCGCTTCGCTCGCCTTTTGCCGTTTCGGAAGAAATGTCCGCAGGCAATCTCGAACAGGCGATTGCCCTTGTGCCGGCGCCGCAAATGCTGTCATGA
- a CDS encoding pseudouridine-5'-phosphate glycosidase encodes MTRSSSPSLPIEYSDEVSAAKARGAPIVALESTIITHGMPYPGNLNMARSVEAIIREQGAVPATIAVIHGVLHIGLDDAKLEALSKTEGAMKLSRADLAFAIAERRTGATTVAATMIAAARAGISVFATGGIGGVHRGAEESFDISADLDELARTGVIVVCAGAKAILDIPKTLEVLETRGVPVVTYDSEAFPAFWSRDSGIKSPLMLNSPAAIANFQKMRDLLDIDGGMLVANPVPEESEIPREEMEIYITRALDNAASDEISGKAVTPYLLDNLFHMTDGRSLETNIALVENNARLAAEIAVALTAK; translated from the coding sequence ATGACCAGATCCTCCTCCCCGTCCCTGCCGATCGAATACTCCGATGAAGTCTCGGCCGCCAAGGCACGCGGTGCGCCGATCGTCGCGCTGGAATCGACGATCATCACCCATGGCATGCCATACCCCGGCAACCTCAACATGGCCCGAAGCGTCGAGGCGATCATCCGTGAACAGGGCGCCGTGCCCGCAACGATTGCGGTCATTCACGGTGTCCTTCACATTGGCCTCGACGACGCGAAGCTGGAAGCACTTTCGAAAACGGAAGGCGCGATGAAGCTGTCGCGTGCCGATCTTGCCTTCGCGATCGCCGAACGCCGCACGGGCGCCACGACCGTGGCTGCGACGATGATCGCCGCGGCGCGCGCCGGCATCAGCGTCTTTGCCACCGGCGGCATCGGCGGCGTCCACCGCGGCGCGGAAGAGAGCTTCGATATTTCCGCCGATCTCGATGAACTCGCCCGCACCGGCGTCATCGTTGTCTGCGCCGGCGCCAAGGCCATTCTCGACATTCCGAAGACGCTCGAGGTGCTGGAGACTCGCGGCGTTCCGGTCGTCACCTATGACAGCGAAGCCTTCCCGGCCTTCTGGTCGCGGGATTCCGGCATCAAGAGTCCACTGATGCTCAACAGCCCCGCCGCGATCGCCAATTTCCAGAAGATGCGCGATCTGCTCGACATCGACGGCGGTATGCTTGTTGCCAATCCGGTTCCCGAAGAGAGCGAAATTCCGCGCGAGGAGATGGAAATCTACATCACCCGTGCGCTCGACAATGCGGCGAGCGACGAGATCTCCGGCAAGGCCGTCACGCCTTATCTGCTCGATAACCTTTTCCACATGACCGACGGTCGCAGCCTCGAAACCAATATCGCGCTCGTGGAGAATAATGCTCGTCTCGCCGCCGAAATCGCGGTTGCACTGACGGCGAAGTAA
- the cckA gene encoding cell cycle histidine kinase CckA, with translation MTKLRQSGDYQMPVVDRGVRPGTVLRIILLAIVLTASAAAFVVFKNQLENEIVLGILGVLAMVGIFFLVSSVIGFIEVMPQTRPDELARAFLDAHEDGTIVTDRRGRIIYANAAYGALTGAKSAAGIQSLETILSRNREATEAIYRLTNGLHEGKKGHEEFRLLKPLANGASIASGAHWFRLKARVLPLEDSDRNPLYLWQIADITAERDDQERFFKELQNAIDYLDHAPAGFFSAGRKGEIFYINATLADWLGIDLTKFQPGSVSIADVVAGEGLALVQSVQAEPGFKKTKVLDLDLRKASGQSLPVRLIHRVSSTRDGAPGESRTIVMSREGDDGDQSASNAAMRFTRFFNNTPMAIASVDGDGRILRTNAPFLKLFAGLVSQDDVERGALIETVVHESEKDRLQEALAAAKDRQSDIAPIDALHPSDEARHFRFYVNAVIDQSDQAPEEAAIIYALEITEQKALETQMAQTQKMNAVGTLAGGIAHDFNNVLTAILLSSDHLLLSARPADATFADLMEIKRNANRAAVLVRQLLAFSRKQTMRPTVLNLTDVIGDLRMLVDRMTGTNVKVEVDYGRDLWPVKTDLGQFEQVLLNLAVNARDAMPEGGTITLRTRNLPASEVAALGRRELPEDDFVMVEVADQGTGIPQEIMDKIFEPFFTTKEVGKGTGLGLSMVYGIVKQSGGYIYPESEVGKGTTFRILLPRHVEEIREEVATEVPMPAASDLVVTPAPKAESEPADLTGDSAVVLLVEDEEAVRRGGKRMLETRGYTVHEAGSGVEALDIMDELNGAVDIVVSDVVMPEMDGPTLLRELRKKYPDLKFIFVSGYAEDAFARNLPADAKFGFLPKPFSLKQLAVAVREMLDS, from the coding sequence ATGACGAAATTGCGGCAATCAGGTGACTACCAGATGCCGGTCGTTGACCGCGGCGTCCGGCCGGGCACGGTCCTGCGGATCATCCTGCTGGCGATCGTCCTCACCGCGTCGGCGGCCGCCTTCGTCGTCTTCAAGAACCAGCTCGAAAACGAAATCGTCCTCGGCATCCTCGGCGTGCTGGCGATGGTCGGCATATTCTTCCTGGTCTCGTCGGTGATCGGTTTCATCGAGGTCATGCCGCAGACGCGTCCCGACGAGCTCGCGCGTGCCTTTCTCGATGCCCACGAAGATGGCACGATCGTCACCGACCGCAGGGGGCGCATCATCTATGCCAATGCCGCCTACGGCGCTCTGACCGGCGCCAAGAGCGCCGCCGGCATCCAGTCGCTCGAGACCATTCTCTCCAGGAACCGCGAGGCGACCGAAGCGATCTATCGGCTCACCAACGGCCTCCACGAAGGCAAGAAGGGACACGAGGAATTCCGGCTGCTGAAGCCGCTCGCAAACGGTGCGTCAATCGCCTCAGGCGCCCACTGGTTCCGCCTGAAGGCTCGCGTGCTGCCCCTGGAGGACAGCGACAGGAACCCCCTCTATCTCTGGCAGATCGCCGACATCACGGCCGAACGTGACGACCAGGAGCGCTTCTTCAAGGAACTGCAGAACGCGATCGACTATCTCGACCACGCCCCGGCAGGCTTCTTCTCGGCCGGCCGCAAGGGCGAGATCTTCTATATCAACGCCACCCTTGCCGATTGGCTCGGCATCGATCTCACCAAGTTTCAACCGGGATCGGTCAGTATTGCCGATGTGGTCGCGGGCGAGGGCCTCGCGCTCGTCCAGTCGGTCCAGGCGGAACCAGGCTTCAAGAAGACGAAGGTGCTCGATCTCGACCTGCGCAAGGCCAGCGGCCAGAGCCTGCCGGTACGTCTGATCCATCGCGTTTCGTCGACCCGTGACGGTGCGCCCGGCGAAAGCCGGACGATCGTCATGTCGCGTGAGGGCGACGATGGCGATCAGTCGGCCTCGAATGCCGCCATGCGCTTCACGCGCTTCTTCAACAACACCCCGATGGCGATCGCCTCCGTCGACGGCGACGGGCGGATCCTGAGGACCAACGCTCCTTTCCTGAAGCTGTTTGCTGGTCTTGTTTCTCAGGACGACGTCGAGCGCGGTGCACTGATCGAAACGGTCGTGCACGAATCCGAAAAAGACCGCCTTCAGGAAGCTCTTGCCGCGGCGAAAGACCGGCAGAGCGACATCGCCCCGATCGACGCCTTGCATCCGAGCGACGAGGCACGGCATTTCCGCTTCTACGTCAACGCCGTGATCGACCAGAGCGATCAGGCGCCCGAGGAGGCAGCAATCATCTATGCGCTGGAGATCACCGAGCAGAAGGCGCTCGAGACTCAGATGGCGCAGACGCAGAAGATGAATGCCGTGGGGACGCTTGCGGGCGGCATCGCACACGATTTCAACAATGTGCTGACCGCGATCCTGCTTTCCTCCGACCACCTCTTGCTCTCGGCGCGGCCCGCGGATGCGACCTTCGCCGACCTGATGGAAATCAAGCGCAACGCCAATCGGGCCGCCGTGCTCGTGCGGCAACTGCTTGCCTTCTCGCGCAAGCAGACGATGCGCCCGACCGTGCTCAACCTTACCGATGTCATCGGCGACCTGCGCATGCTGGTCGACCGGATGACCGGTACCAATGTCAAGGTCGAGGTTGACTACGGCCGAGACCTCTGGCCGGTGAAGACCGATCTCGGCCAGTTCGAGCAGGTCCTGCTCAATCTCGCCGTCAATGCGCGCGATGCCATGCCTGAAGGCGGAACGATCACGCTGCGGACGCGAAATCTGCCAGCAAGCGAGGTGGCGGCACTCGGACGACGGGAATTGCCGGAGGACGACTTCGTCATGGTCGAGGTCGCCGACCAGGGCACCGGCATTCCGCAGGAGATCATGGACAAGATCTTCGAGCCCTTCTTCACGACGAAGGAGGTCGGCAAGGGTACCGGCCTCGGCCTTTCGATGGTCTACGGCATCGTCAAGCAGTCCGGCGGCTACATCTATCCGGAGTCGGAAGTCGGAAAGGGCACCACTTTCCGCATTCTGCTGCCGCGCCACGTCGAGGAAATCCGCGAGGAAGTCGCAACCGAAGTCCCGATGCCGGCGGCCAGCGATTTGGTCGTGACGCCCGCGCCCAAGGCAGAATCGGAGCCTGCGGACCTCACCGGCGATTCCGCCGTCGTTCTCCTTGTCGAGGACGAGGAAGCGGTGCGCCGCGGCGGCAAGCGCATGCTCGAAACGCGCGGCTACACCGTTCACGAGGCCGGATCGGGCGTTGAAGCGCTCGACATCATGGACGAGCTCAACGGCGCGGTCGACATCGTCGTATCGGACGTCGTGATGCCGGAAATGGACGGACCGACGCTGCTGCGCGAACTGCGCAAGAAATATCCGGACTTGAAGTTCATTTTCGTGTCGGGTTACGCGGAAGACGCTTTCGCGCGCAACCTGCCGGCCGATGCGAAATTCGGTTTCCTGCCGAAGCCATTCTCGCTGAAACAACTGGCCGTGGCCGTTCGCGAGATGCTGGATTCCTGA